The Pseudomonadota bacterium genome has a window encoding:
- the rpsE gene encoding 30S ribosomal protein S5 has protein sequence MARGEQNASDDFIEKLVAVNRVAKVVKGGRQFGFTALTVVGDGNGQVGFGYGKAREVPGAIQKAMQAARKSLHSVPLRDDTLQHELHGRHGATRVFMQPASDGTGIIAGGAMRAVLEAAGVRNVLAKSYGSRNPINVVRATVNALASMRSPKSVAAKRGKAVEEIVG, from the coding sequence ATGGCTAGGGGCGAACAGAACGCAAGCGACGATTTCATCGAGAAGCTCGTCGCCGTGAATCGCGTAGCGAAGGTGGTTAAGGGTGGTCGCCAATTTGGCTTCACGGCTCTCACCGTGGTCGGCGATGGCAACGGCCAGGTCGGCTTCGGCTACGGCAAGGCTCGCGAGGTGCCCGGCGCCATCCAGAAGGCGATGCAGGCTGCTCGCAAGAGCTTGCATTCCGTGCCCCTGCGCGACGATACCCTGCAGCACGAGCTGCACGGCCGCCACGGCGCCACGCGCGTGTTCATGCAGCCCGCCTCTGACGGTACGGGCATCATCGCCGGCGGTGCGATGCGCGCTGTGCTCGAAGCGGCTGGCGTGCGCAACGTGCTCGCTAAGTCCTACGGCTCGCGCAACCCGATCAACGTGGTGCGCGCGACCGTGAATGCCCTTGCCAGCATGCGATCGCCCAAGTCCGTCGCCGCCAAACGCGGCAAAGCGGTCGAAGAGATCGTGGGTTGA
- the rplE gene encoding 50S ribosomal protein L5, whose amino-acid sequence MARLQEFYRETVVPQLREKLQIENVMEVPRLEKITVNMGVGEAVADRKVMEHAVGDLTALSGQKPVITLARKSVASFKIRDGYPCGCKVTLRRERMYEFLDRLIAIAIPRIRDFRGLNPKGFDGRGNYNMGVKEQIIFPEIDYDTIDTIRGMDICFTTSAHSDEHGRALLEAFSFPFRK is encoded by the coding sequence ATGGCTAGGCTGCAAGAGTTCTACAGAGAGACCGTGGTCCCCCAGCTTCGCGAGAAGCTGCAGATCGAGAACGTGATGGAAGTGCCACGGCTCGAGAAGATCACCGTGAACATGGGCGTCGGCGAAGCGGTTGCCGACCGCAAGGTCATGGAGCACGCCGTAGGCGACCTGACGGCGCTGTCGGGCCAAAAGCCTGTCATCACGCTGGCGCGCAAGTCTGTCGCCAGCTTCAAGATCCGCGACGGCTACCCATGCGGATGCAAGGTTACGCTTCGCCGCGAGCGCATGTACGAGTTCCTTGATCGCCTGATCGCTATCGCGATTCCTCGTATCCGCGACTTTCGCGGCCTGAATCCCAAGGGATTCGATGGTCGCGGCAACTACAACATGGGTGTGAAGGAACAGATCATCTTCCCCGAGATCGACTACGACACGATCGACACGATACGGGGTATGGATATCTGCTTCACCACCTCCGCCCACAGCGACGAACACGGGCGCGCATTGCTGGAAGCCTTCAGCTTCCCGTTCCGCAAGTAA
- the rpsD gene encoding 30S ribosomal protein S4: MAKYTGPKCKLSRREGTDLFLKSGIKPLESKCKSEVLPGGAQARRTRLSDYGLQLREKQKLRRMYGVLEKQFRNYYKSAAGQRGSTGENLLRMLECRLDNVVYRMGFATTRAEARQLVNHRGVTVNGTTVNVPSYQCAGGDTVQLRERARKQSRVQAAREIATQVGLPEWVEVNEQEMSGVFKAAPERDDILPDINENLVVELYSR, encoded by the coding sequence ATGGCTAAGTACACCGGTCCGAAGTGCAAGCTCTCCCGTCGTGAGGGCACCGATCTGTTTCTGAAGAGTGGCATCAAGCCGCTCGAGTCGAAGTGCAAGTCTGAAGTGCTGCCGGGCGGTGCCCAGGCGCGTCGTACTCGCTTGTCCGACTACGGCCTGCAGCTGCGCGAGAAGCAGAAGCTGCGCCGCATGTACGGCGTGCTGGAGAAGCAGTTCCGCAACTACTACAAGAGCGCTGCGGGGCAGAGGGGCTCCACCGGTGAGAACCTGCTGCGCATGCTCGAGTGTCGCCTCGACAATGTGGTCTACCGCATGGGCTTCGCTACCACGCGTGCCGAGGCGCGCCAGTTGGTGAACCACCGTGGTGTGACCGTCAACGGCACCACCGTCAACGTGCCTTCCTACCAGTGCGCAGGGGGTGACACGGTGCAGCTGCGGGAACGTGCCCGCAAGCAGTCCCGCGTGCAGGCTGCGCGCGAGATCGCAACTCAGGTTGGTCTGCCCGAGTGGGTAGAGGTGAACGAGCAGGAGATGAGCGGCGTCTTCAAGGCGGCGCCCGAACGCGATGACATCCTGCCGGACATCAACGAAAACCTGGTCGTCGAGCTTTACTCGAGGTAA
- the rpsN gene encoding 30S ribosomal protein S14: protein MAKKSMIQREVKRRKTAAKFADKRAKLKAVIGSAMSTDDERMEAMAQLHKLPRDAGPTRQRNRCSISGRPHGYYRKFGLARNKLREAAMHGEIPGLRKASW, encoded by the coding sequence ATGGCTAAGAAGTCGATGATTCAGCGTGAGGTGAAGCGCCGCAAGACGGCAGCAAAGTTCGCCGACAAGCGCGCGAAGCTGAAGGCGGTCATTGGGTCGGCGATGAGCACCGACGATGAGCGCATGGAGGCGATGGCGCAGCTGCACAAGCTTCCACGCGACGCCGGACCCACGCGTCAGCGCAATCGCTGCAGCATCTCAGGTCGTCCGCACGGCTACTACCGCAAGTTCGGTCTCGCACGGAACAAGCTGCGTGAAGCGGCAATGCACGGTGAAATCCCGGGTCTGCGCAAGGCGAGCTGGTAA
- the rpsH gene encoding 30S ribosomal protein S8 produces the protein MSMSDPIADLLTHIRNGQRASKQSVTLPSSKAKLAICAVLRDEGYIEDFMAADAGNNLSKLTVKLKYFEGKPVIDRLDRVSRPGLRIYRGKDDLPKVLGGLGVAIVSTSQGVMSDRAARAKGQGGEVLCVVS, from the coding sequence ATGAGCATGTCTGATCCTATCGCCGATCTGCTGACCCACATTCGTAATGGTCAGCGCGCGTCGAAGCAGAGCGTCACCTTGCCCTCCTCGAAGGCCAAGCTCGCCATCTGCGCCGTGTTGCGCGATGAAGGCTACATCGAGGACTTCATGGCGGCTGATGCCGGCAATAATCTCAGCAAGCTCACGGTGAAGCTTAAGTATTTCGAAGGTAAGCCTGTGATAGATCGCCTCGATCGGGTAAGCCGTCCAGGCCTGCGGATCTACCGCGGCAAAGATGATCTGCCCAAGGTCCTCGGCGGACTGGGTGTCGCCATCGTCTCCACGTCTCAAGGCGTGATGAGCGATCGAGCGGCCCGCGCCAAGGGTCAGGGTGGCGAGGTGCTATGCGTCGTTTCCTGA
- the rpmD gene encoding 50S ribosomal protein L30 produces MTDAKKIRITQIRSKHGRLKAHQACLMGLGLRRIHHTVEVADTPENRGMINRVSFMLKVEEAAS; encoded by the coding sequence GTGACTGACGCGAAGAAGATCCGGATCACGCAGATCCGCAGCAAGCACGGCCGCCTGAAGGCGCACCAAGCCTGTCTGATGGGCTTAGGGCTGCGGCGCATCCACCATACGGTGGAAGTGGCCGACACCCCCGAGAATCGGGGCATGATCAATCGAGTCTCCTTCATGCTCAAGGTGGAGGAGGCGGCGAGCTGA
- the rpsC gene encoding 30S ribosomal protein S3 yields MGQKVNPIGLRLGITREWSSRWFADSKTFPDYVHSDHVIRTFLKKRLSQASVSRIQIERPARKCHITIHTARPGVVIGKKGEDIEKLRRETAKLLGMGLGDVRISIAEIRKPELDAQLVAEGLAQQLERRVMFRRAMKRSLTNTMRLGAGGVKIRVAGRLNGAEIARAEWTHEGRVPLHTLRAEVDYGFAEANTTYGVIGVKVWIFKGEVFDELEIAEPEAEAPTPAAAQG; encoded by the coding sequence ATGGGTCAGAAGGTCAATCCGATCGGTCTGCGTCTCGGCATCACCCGCGAGTGGTCCTCGCGTTGGTTTGCCGATTCCAAGACGTTCCCCGATTACGTGCACAGCGATCACGTCATCCGCACGTTCTTGAAGAAGCGTCTGTCGCAGGCGTCCGTGAGCCGCATCCAGATCGAGCGTCCCGCTCGCAAGTGTCACATCACCATTCACACGGCGCGTCCGGGTGTTGTGATCGGCAAGAAGGGTGAGGACATCGAGAAGCTACGTCGCGAGACGGCCAAGCTCCTGGGCATGGGCCTGGGTGACGTGCGCATTTCGATCGCGGAGATCCGCAAGCCTGAGCTCGACGCGCAGCTGGTGGCCGAGGGCCTGGCCCAGCAGCTGGAGCGTCGCGTGATGTTCCGTCGCGCCATGAAGCGGTCACTGACCAACACCATGCGCCTCGGCGCGGGCGGCGTGAAGATTCGCGTCGCCGGTCGCCTGAACGGTGCTGAGATCGCTCGCGCCGAGTGGACGCACGAAGGCCGCGTGCCGCTGCACACGTTGCGCGCTGAGGTCGACTACGGGTTCGCCGAAGCCAATACCACCTACGGTGTGATCGGCGTGAAGGTGTGGATCTTCAAGGGTGAGGTTTTCGACGAGCTCGAAATTGCCGAACCCGAGGCGGAGGCTCCGACCCCCGCTGCTGCTCAGGGGTAA
- the rpsM gene encoding 30S ribosomal protein S13 encodes MARIAGINIPAHKHTVIALTSIYGIGRTTAKHICASANVEPSTRIRDLTEEEVSLLRNEVGRYTVEGDLRREVNLNIKRLMDLGTYRGIRHRRGLPLRGQRTRTNARTRKGPRRIIKK; translated from the coding sequence ATGGCCCGCATCGCAGGCATCAACATTCCGGCCCACAAGCACACGGTGATCGCGCTGACGTCGATCTACGGCATCGGCCGTACGACGGCGAAGCACATCTGCGCGAGCGCCAACGTGGAGCCGAGCACCAGGATTCGCGATCTCACCGAGGAGGAGGTTAGCCTCCTGCGTAACGAGGTGGGGCGTTACACGGTGGAGGGTGACCTGCGACGTGAGGTCAACCTCAACATCAAGCGACTGATGGACCTCGGGACCTACCGCGGCATCCGTCACCGTCGTGGACTGCCGCTGCGTGGTCAGCGCACTCGCACCAACGCGCGCACCCGCAAGGGCCCGCGTCGCATCATCAAGAAGTAA
- the rplF gene encoding 50S ribosomal protein L6, translating into MSRVAKKPIDIPKGVEVSIRDNVVHVKGPKGALTQEVHPQVELTQEDAQLKVAPRKPDSMAIAGTMQALVANMCKGVSEGFERKLQLVGVGYRAQAKGKSLNIAVGFSHPVDFPVPEGLTIETPSQTEIVIKGADKQQVGQAAANIRAYRPPEPYKGKGIRYADEYVAIKEAKKK; encoded by the coding sequence ATGTCTAGAGTAGCGAAGAAGCCTATCGACATCCCGAAGGGTGTCGAAGTGTCCATCAGGGATAACGTGGTGCACGTGAAGGGCCCGAAAGGCGCGCTGACCCAGGAGGTCCACCCTCAGGTGGAGCTTACCCAGGAAGACGCGCAGCTGAAGGTCGCCCCGCGCAAACCCGACTCGATGGCCATCGCGGGCACCATGCAGGCGCTCGTTGCCAACATGTGCAAGGGCGTGAGCGAGGGCTTCGAGCGCAAGCTGCAGCTCGTGGGCGTCGGCTATCGTGCCCAGGCGAAGGGCAAGAGCCTGAACATCGCCGTTGGCTTCTCGCACCCGGTGGATTTTCCGGTGCCAGAGGGGTTGACCATCGAGACGCCGAGCCAGACCGAGATCGTCATCAAGGGAGCGGACAAGCAGCAGGTCGGTCAAGCCGCCGCCAACATCCGTGCCTACCGCCCGCCTGAGCCCTACAAAGGCAAGGGTATCCGCTACGCCGATGAGTACGTGGCGATTAAGGAAGCGAAGAAGAAGTAA
- the rpsK gene encoding 30S ribosomal protein S11 codes for MAKQQTKKKVKKQVIDGIAHIQASFNNTIITITDRQGNALSWATSGGCGFRGSRKSTPFAAQVAAERAGQAAQDYGLKNLEVRVRGPGPGRESAVRALNAVGYRITSIEDVTPIPHNGCRPSKKRRV; via the coding sequence ATGGCGAAGCAGCAAACGAAGAAGAAGGTCAAGAAGCAGGTCATCGATGGCATTGCCCACATCCAGGCCTCCTTCAACAACACCATCATCACGATCACCGATCGTCAGGGCAACGCACTCTCTTGGGCGACCTCGGGAGGCTGCGGCTTCCGCGGTTCGCGCAAGAGCACGCCGTTCGCCGCGCAGGTGGCTGCCGAACGCGCCGGCCAGGCCGCACAGGACTACGGGTTAAAGAACCTGGAAGTTCGCGTGCGTGGGCCCGGTCCTGGCCGCGAGTCCGCCGTGCGTGCGTTGAATGCCGTGGGCTACCGCATCACCAGCATCGAAGACGTCACGCCGATTCCGCACAACGGCTGTCGCCCGTCGAAGAAGCGTCGGGTTTAA
- the rpsQ gene encoding 30S ribosomal protein S17 codes for MIRTVQGRVVSNKMDRTITVAIERRVKHPLYGKFVRQTTKLMAHDQDNDCRIGDVVQIRECRPMSKHKSWQLVNVVERAPER; via the coding sequence GTGATTCGCACAGTGCAGGGACGTGTGGTCAGCAACAAGATGGATCGCACGATCACGGTGGCGATCGAGCGCCGCGTGAAGCACCCGCTGTACGGCAAGTTCGTGCGTCAGACCACTAAGCTGATGGCCCACGACCAGGACAACGACTGCCGGATTGGCGATGTCGTGCAGATCCGCGAGTGCCGACCGATGTCGAAGCATAAGTCGTGGCAGCTGGTGAACGTGGTGGAGCGCGCACCGGAGCGGTGA
- the rplR gene encoding 50S ribosomal protein L18, which translates to MNKRNARQRRATKTRAKIRTLAKPRLSIHRTPRHIYAQVISADGGQVVASASTVAKALREGIDKSGNVDAARAVGQAVAQASVAAGVTAVAFDRSGFRYHGRVKALAEAAREGGLQF; encoded by the coding sequence ATGAACAAACGCAATGCTCGTCAGCGCCGCGCGACCAAGACCCGCGCGAAGATCCGCACCCTCGCCAAGCCGCGCCTGTCGATTCACCGCACGCCGCGTCATATCTACGCTCAGGTGATCTCGGCCGACGGCGGGCAGGTTGTTGCCAGCGCGTCCACCGTGGCTAAGGCGCTACGCGAGGGGATCGACAAGAGTGGCAACGTCGACGCGGCGCGCGCGGTAGGTCAGGCCGTCGCCCAGGCATCGGTTGCAGCCGGGGTTACTGCGGTCGCGTTTGATCGCTCTGGGTTCCGTTACCACGGGCGAGTGAAGGCGTTGGCGGAAGCCGCGCGCGAGGGCGGTCTGCAGTTCTAA
- the rpmJ gene encoding 50S ribosomal protein L36 produces the protein MKVRASVKKMCRNCKIIKRNGVIRVICSSEPKHKQRQG, from the coding sequence ATGAAGGTCCGCGCGTCGGTCAAAAAAATGTGCCGTAACTGCAAGATAATCAAGCGGAACGGCGTCATTCGGGTGATCTGTAGTTCGGAGCCCAAGCACAAGCAGCGCCAGGGCTAA
- the rplN gene encoding 50S ribosomal protein L14, with protein MIQMQTVLSAADNSGARKVMCIKVLGGSKRRYAGVGDIIKVSVKDAIPRGKVKKGEIYNAVVVRTRKGVRRPDGSLIRFDGNAAVLLNNRLEPIGTRIFGPVTRELRTSNFMKIISLAPEVL; from the coding sequence ATGATTCAGATGCAGACAGTGTTGAGCGCGGCCGACAACAGCGGTGCCCGCAAGGTCATGTGCATCAAGGTGCTGGGCGGCTCGAAGCGTCGCTACGCCGGGGTCGGTGACATCATCAAGGTGAGCGTCAAGGACGCCATCCCTCGCGGCAAGGTGAAGAAGGGCGAGATCTACAACGCTGTGGTGGTTCGCACGCGCAAGGGCGTGCGCCGTCCAGATGGTTCGCTGATCCGTTTCGACGGCAACGCAGCCGTGCTGCTGAATAACCGCCTCGAGCCGATCGGCACGCGTATCTTTGGCCCGGTTACGCGCGAACTGCGTACCAGCAACTTCATGAAGATCATCTCGCTCGCACCGGAAGTGCTGTAA
- the rplO gene encoding 50S ribosomal protein L15, translated as MHLNTIKPGEGARKPGKRKGRGESAGQGKTCGRGVKGQHARSGGFHKVGFEGGQMPLQRRLPKVGFRSRTQRFVDEIRLGELAKAAAASEDGTTVDLLSLRKARLITSLIREARVISSGSVESAVTVRGLKVTKGARAAIEAAGGKVED; from the coding sequence ATGCACCTGAATACGATCAAGCCCGGTGAGGGCGCACGTAAGCCTGGCAAGCGCAAAGGTCGCGGCGAGTCGGCGGGCCAGGGCAAGACCTGTGGCCGCGGTGTGAAGGGCCAGCATGCCCGCTCCGGTGGCTTCCACAAGGTGGGTTTCGAGGGCGGCCAGATGCCCCTGCAGCGGCGCTTGCCGAAGGTGGGTTTCCGCTCGCGCACGCAGCGTTTCGTTGACGAGATTCGTCTCGGCGAGCTCGCCAAGGCGGCTGCAGCGTCGGAAGACGGTACGACCGTGGACCTTCTCTCTCTACGCAAGGCCCGCCTGATCACCTCTCTCATCCGTGAGGCGCGCGTGATTAGCTCCGGCAGCGTGGAGAGCGCGGTGACGGTTCGCGGCCTGAAGGTGACGAAGGGCGCCCGCGCCGCGATCGAGGCGGCCGGTGGCAAGGTCGAAGATTGA
- the secY gene encoding preprotein translocase subunit SecY has product MTGKNQAAMAAAAGGATGGKLTELRQRLMFLIGALIVYRIGTFIPVPGIDPEALAQLFENQGSGSVLNLFNMFSGGALERLSIFALGIMPYISMSIIMQMMSVILPSLAALKKEGEAGRRKITQYTRYGTVVLATFQSVAAALALQSQNLVITPGVPFVFTAAVTLVTGTVFLMWLGEQITERGIGNGISMIILASILSGLPAAVGGTINLVATGQMQNWVAIILFVLVLAVTAFVVFVERAQRRITVNYAKRQQGRRVFQGQQSHLPFKLNMSGVIPPIFASSLILFPATIAGWVSGSSADGLGWLQRFAATLAPGQPIYTLTYGALIIFFCFFYTALMFNSRETADNLKKSGAFIPGIRPGRQTGEYIDTVLTRLTLWGALYVTAVCLMPEFMIMQFQVPFYFGGTSLLIIVVVVMDFMAQVQAHMMSHQYEGLMKKANLKGYSRSGAGQVR; this is encoded by the coding sequence ATGACAGGTAAAAACCAGGCAGCTATGGCCGCCGCCGCTGGCGGTGCCACGGGCGGCAAGCTCACGGAGCTGCGCCAGCGCCTGATGTTTTTGATCGGCGCCCTGATCGTCTATCGCATCGGCACGTTCATTCCGGTGCCGGGGATCGATCCGGAAGCGCTCGCGCAGCTGTTTGAGAACCAGGGCAGCGGCTCGGTGTTGAACCTTTTCAACATGTTCTCCGGCGGCGCCCTCGAGCGTCTTAGCATCTTCGCCCTCGGGATCATGCCGTACATCAGCATGTCCATCATCATGCAGATGATGTCTGTGATCCTGCCCAGCCTGGCCGCCCTGAAGAAGGAAGGCGAAGCCGGTCGACGCAAGATCACTCAGTACACTCGCTACGGCACGGTGGTGCTGGCGACCTTCCAGTCCGTGGCGGCCGCGTTAGCATTGCAGAGCCAGAACCTGGTCATCACCCCGGGCGTTCCCTTCGTGTTCACCGCGGCCGTGACCTTGGTCACCGGCACCGTGTTCCTCATGTGGCTGGGCGAGCAAATCACTGAGCGGGGTATCGGCAACGGTATCTCCATGATCATTCTAGCCAGCATCCTGTCCGGCCTTCCCGCGGCGGTCGGGGGAACGATCAACCTCGTGGCTACCGGCCAGATGCAGAACTGGGTTGCCATCATTCTTTTTGTGCTAGTGCTCGCGGTCACGGCCTTCGTGGTGTTTGTCGAGCGCGCGCAGCGCCGCATCACCGTCAACTACGCGAAGCGCCAGCAGGGGCGCCGCGTGTTTCAAGGCCAACAGAGCCATCTGCCATTCAAACTGAACATGAGTGGTGTTATCCCGCCGATCTTCGCGTCGAGCTTGATCCTGTTCCCGGCCACCATCGCAGGCTGGGTCAGCGGCTCTAGTGCTGACGGTCTCGGTTGGCTGCAGCGCTTTGCGGCAACGCTCGCCCCGGGCCAGCCGATCTACACGCTGACCTACGGCGCACTAATCATATTCTTTTGCTTCTTCTATACCGCCCTCATGTTCAATTCCCGTGAGACGGCCGACAACTTGAAGAAGTCGGGAGCATTCATCCCCGGAATTCGGCCGGGTCGCCAAACTGGCGAGTACATCGACACAGTGCTTACGCGTCTTACCCTCTGGGGTGCCCTGTACGTGACCGCCGTGTGCTTGATGCCGGAGTTCATGATCATGCAGTTCCAGGTACCGTTCTACTTTGGCGGTACTTCTCTGCTGATCATTGTGGTGGTCGTAATGGACTTCATGGCGCAGGTTCAGGCGCACATGATGTCGCACCAGTACGAAGGCCTGATGAAGAAGGCAAACCTGAAGGGCTACAGCCGTTCGGGCGCCGGTCAGGTGAGGTAA
- the rplP gene encoding 50S ribosomal protein L16, with the protein MLQPKRTKFRKQMKGRNRGLAHRGSTVSFGEFGLKATERGQITARQIEAGRRAITRHIKRGGKIWIRVFPDKPITKKPLEVRQGKGKGSVEYWVCQIQPGRMLYEMEGVSEPVAREAFRLAAAKLPFATSFVSRQIL; encoded by the coding sequence ATGCTTCAGCCCAAGAGAACCAAGTTCCGCAAGCAGATGAAGGGCCGCAACCGCGGTCTGGCTCATCGCGGCTCCACCGTGTCTTTCGGCGAGTTCGGCCTGAAGGCGACGGAGCGCGGGCAGATCACCGCACGACAGATCGAGGCGGGTCGTCGCGCGATCACCCGTCACATCAAGCGTGGCGGCAAGATCTGGATCCGCGTGTTCCCGGACAAGCCGATTACCAAGAAGCCTCTCGAGGTTCGTCAGGGTAAGGGCAAGGGGAGCGTCGAATACTGGGTCTGCCAGATCCAGCCCGGGCGCATGCTTTACGAGATGGAAGGTGTGAGCGAGCCCGTCGCGCGTGAGGCCTTCCGCCTCGCCGCTGCGAAGCTGCCGTTCGCCACGTCTTTCGTGTCTCGACAGATCCTGTAA
- the rplX gene encoding 50S ribosomal protein L24, whose amino-acid sequence MNKIRQGDEVIVITGKDRGRRGSVTQVLGNGRVLVEGINMVKKHQRPNPQAGVAGGIVEKEMPMSISNVMLFNPATSKGDRVGIRVLDDGDGGSRKVRYFKSNGEVVDI is encoded by the coding sequence ATGAACAAGATCCGACAGGGTGACGAGGTGATCGTCATCACGGGCAAAGACAGGGGGCGGCGCGGTTCCGTCACTCAGGTGCTGGGTAACGGCCGCGTGCTCGTTGAAGGCATCAACATGGTTAAGAAGCACCAGCGTCCGAACCCGCAGGCCGGCGTGGCTGGCGGGATCGTCGAGAAGGAGATGCCCATGTCCATCTCCAACGTGATGCTGTTCAACCCGGCCACCTCCAAGGGTGACCGCGTGGGCATCCGCGTGCTCGACGACGGCGACGGTGGTTCGCGCAAGGTGCGCTATTTCAAGTCCAACGGCGAAGTCGTGGACATCTGA
- the rpmC gene encoding 50S ribosomal protein L29 — MKIDELRGKSREELNETLLELRREQFNLRMQQASGQLAQTDQVKKVRRDIARVKTVMTDLHNAAATE; from the coding sequence GTGAAGATTGACGAGCTGCGCGGCAAGTCGCGCGAAGAACTCAATGAGACGTTGCTGGAGCTGCGTCGTGAGCAGTTCAACCTGCGCATGCAGCAGGCATCGGGCCAGCTGGCCCAGACCGATCAGGTCAAGAAGGTCCGCCGCGACATCGCGCGGGTCAAGACGGTAATGACCGATCTGCACAACGCAGCGGCAACGGAGTAA